A single genomic interval of Polaribacter vadi harbors:
- a CDS encoding universal stress protein yields the protein MKNILLPTDFSDNSWNAIQYALQLFKDQKCTFHLLNVYTPIIYDIQYFEVGAAQAGLIDAMKETSKKGLDKLLAKINKSFKNKNHTFSTISSFNTLEREIAELYHGNVVDFIVMGTQGASGLKEVLFGSNTVHVIKNTKCPVLAIPNNFTFETPIEILFPSDYEIDFQDKHIKPIKDLAALFNTRINILNASFGYPLSEKQAENKQKLVTYFKHIAHLFHSVSNQNVPEAINNFQLKTRINLLVMINNKHSFFENLFFKSKVKQIGFHLNVPFLVIPSKI from the coding sequence ATGAAAAATATCCTTTTACCAACAGATTTTTCTGATAATTCTTGGAATGCAATTCAATATGCACTTCAATTATTTAAAGATCAAAAATGCACTTTTCATTTATTAAATGTGTATACACCAATCATATATGATATTCAGTATTTTGAGGTAGGAGCTGCACAAGCTGGACTAATTGATGCAATGAAAGAAACATCAAAAAAAGGATTAGACAAGTTACTTGCCAAAATTAACAAGAGCTTCAAAAATAAAAATCACACATTTAGTACCATTTCTTCCTTTAATACTTTAGAGAGAGAAATAGCTGAACTTTACCATGGTAATGTTGTCGATTTTATTGTTATGGGCACTCAAGGAGCAAGTGGTTTAAAAGAGGTTTTATTTGGTTCAAATACCGTTCATGTTATTAAAAACACAAAGTGCCCGGTTTTAGCAATACCAAATAATTTTACTTTTGAAACCCCTATTGAAATCTTATTTCCTTCAGATTATGAAATTGATTTTCAAGACAAACATATTAAACCAATTAAAGATTTAGCAGCTTTATTTAATACAAGAATAAATATTTTAAATGCTTCTTTTGGATATCCTTTATCAGAAAAACAAGCAGAAAACAAGCAGAAATTAGTTACTTATTTTAAACATATTGCACATTTATTTCATAGTGTAAGTAATCAAAATGTACCAGAAGCAATTAATAACTTTCAATTAAAAACGCGGATTAATTTATTGGTGATGATTAACAACAAGCATTCGTTTTTTGAAAATCTTTTTTTTAAATCGAAAGTAAAACAAATTGGTTTTCATTTAAATGTTCCTTTTTTGGTAATTCCTTCAAAAATATAA
- a CDS encoding universal stress protein encodes MKKIVLPTDFSETAMNAIKYAVKLFENDLCRFYILHAYQQDVYESDVLITKENLHEVTKTANENSQIHLKKALKQIKELSPNPKHNYKIMSANNILVDEVDEIVEERDIDLVVMGTHGKTNNSKLTFGSHTLQVLKYIKCPVLVIPKGYKYTVPKEIVFSTDFSMPYQQRELGFLSEIASDYQAQIDVLYVSELKKLSLREEKNKHFIEESFKNNKTSFITVDGKNIIDTIRTFVENHPTDLLVMINRRHSFLENILFQDTINKMGLSIDIPFFVLQNINRK; translated from the coding sequence ATGAAAAAGATAGTGCTTCCTACAGATTTTTCCGAAACTGCAATGAATGCCATAAAATATGCTGTTAAGCTATTCGAAAACGATTTATGTCGTTTTTATATTTTACACGCTTATCAACAAGATGTGTATGAAAGTGATGTTTTAATTACCAAAGAAAATTTGCATGAAGTTACTAAAACTGCCAACGAAAATTCTCAAATACACTTAAAAAAAGCCTTAAAGCAAATTAAGGAACTTTCACCAAATCCAAAACACAATTATAAAATTATGTCCGCTAATAATATTTTAGTAGATGAGGTAGATGAAATTGTGGAAGAAAGAGATATTGATCTTGTTGTTATGGGTACTCATGGTAAGACAAATAATTCTAAATTAACTTTTGGGAGCCATACATTACAAGTTTTAAAGTATATAAAATGTCCAGTATTGGTAATTCCAAAAGGTTACAAATACACAGTACCCAAAGAAATTGTTTTTTCTACGGATTTTTCTATGCCTTATCAGCAAAGAGAGTTAGGTTTTTTAAGTGAAATTGCTTCAGATTATCAAGCTCAAATAGATGTTTTATATGTTTCTGAATTAAAAAAACTATCATTAAGAGAAGAAAAAAATAAACACTTTATAGAAGAAAGTTTTAAAAATAATAAAACCTCTTTTATTACTGTAGATGGTAAAAATATTATAGATACCATTCGCACTTTTGTGGAAAATCATCCTACAGATCTTTTGGTGATGATTAATAGAAGACATTCTTTTTTAGAAAATATTTTGTTTCAAGACACCATAAATAAAATGGGATTAAGCATAGACATTCCTTTTTTTGTATTACAAAATATCAACCGCAAATAA
- the hpf gene encoding ribosome hibernation-promoting factor, HPF/YfiA family translates to MKIDIQFVNMSTSETMEAYTIKKLQRLFKIYDTIIALQVFFKNENDPKGNGKICEIEVSLSGPRLFASSNEKNYELAVKNTISDLEKQLKKRKSIVKPYL, encoded by the coding sequence ATGAAAATAGATATTCAATTTGTTAATATGTCTACAAGTGAAACGATGGAGGCATACACCATTAAAAAACTACAAAGACTTTTTAAAATATACGACACAATTATAGCTTTACAGGTATTCTTTAAAAATGAAAATGATCCTAAAGGAAATGGCAAAATTTGCGAAATAGAAGTAAGTCTTTCTGGGCCAAGATTGTTTGCGTCTTCAAATGAAAAAAATTATGAACTTGCCGTTAAAAACACCATAAGCGATCTCGAAAAGCAATTAAAAAAGAGAAAAAGCATTGTAAAACCTTATTTGTAA
- a CDS encoding universal stress protein has product MKNILLPTDFSENSWNAIVYAINFYKNDACTFYLLNVGGFASIVTDTPYIPDSKVLEQDYINPAKIKLRNIIKRISVEFPTNKKHKFYMLAEYSYLIDAIRKHVKEKKIDIIVMGTKGASGLKEKIVGSNAGDVITKVACTTLIVPENAKFKELKEIAFPTDFVLHYNIQALEPIFEITEHKEASLRVVHISKQEAVLNIDQQNNKNLLEDLLYNRNYSFHTLTNKKVEDAVQCFVESRDIDMIVMVAKNLNYFQQLFFHTKVEKISYHTSVPFFVLHE; this is encoded by the coding sequence ATGAAAAATATTTTATTACCTACAGACTTTTCAGAAAATTCTTGGAATGCTATAGTATACGCCATCAATTTTTATAAAAATGATGCGTGCACTTTTTATTTATTAAATGTAGGTGGTTTTGCCAGTATTGTAACAGATACACCTTATATTCCTGACTCTAAAGTTTTAGAACAAGATTACATTAATCCTGCAAAAATAAAATTAAGAAATATTATTAAACGTATTTCTGTTGAATTCCCAACAAATAAAAAACATAAATTTTATATGTTGGCAGAGTACAGTTATTTGATTGATGCCATACGTAAACATGTAAAAGAAAAAAAGATAGACATTATTGTAATGGGCACAAAAGGCGCTTCTGGTCTTAAAGAAAAAATAGTAGGCAGTAATGCAGGAGATGTTATAACAAAAGTAGCTTGCACCACTTTAATTGTGCCAGAGAATGCAAAATTTAAAGAGCTTAAAGAAATTGCTTTTCCAACAGATTTTGTGCTACATTATAATATACAAGCATTGGAACCTATTTTTGAAATTACAGAACATAAAGAGGCTTCATTACGAGTTGTTCATATTAGTAAACAAGAGGCTGTTTTAAATATAGATCAACAAAATAATAAGAATTTACTAGAAGATTTACTCTATAATCGCAACTACAGCTTTCATACATTAACCAATAAAAAAGTGGAAGATGCAGTGCAGTGTTTTGTAGAAAGCAGAGATATAGATATGATTGTAATGGTTGCTAAAAACTTAAACTATTTTCAACAATTATTTTTTCACACAAAAGTTGAAAAAATTAGTTATCATACTAGTGTTCCTTTTTTTGTATTACATGAATAA
- a CDS encoding response regulator, protein MKKVLLIEDDAIIRENTAELLELSNFNVITAPNGKIGVELAKRDTPDIVVCDIMMPELDGYGVIEALSKNNDTKYIPFIFLSAKTERTDVRKGMDLGADDYITKPFTEEELISAIESRLAKAAILRDERNNQNESVPENEDEIKTLNDLKNFFDDNGEVFNFKKDEIIYNEGYNSNLIYLVIKGVVKSYKLDEKGKELVTALYKEDDLFGYTSFTQNIPYQETTKAIKNLELVGISKSNLTNVLANNHTVTLELLELLNDNLTGVKDQLLQMAYSSVNKKTAITILKFAEKLNTKPEEPIKISRNDLASVAGIATETLIRTMSNFKKQGLIAIEGRNIRILDIQKLQNIY, encoded by the coding sequence ATGAAAAAAGTATTATTAATAGAAGATGATGCCATCATAAGAGAAAATACAGCAGAATTATTAGAGCTATCTAACTTTAACGTTATAACAGCTCCTAATGGAAAAATTGGTGTAGAATTAGCAAAAAGAGATACTCCAGATATTGTAGTTTGCGATATTATGATGCCAGAATTAGATGGCTATGGAGTAATTGAAGCTTTATCAAAAAATAATGACACTAAATATATTCCTTTTATATTTTTATCAGCAAAAACAGAACGCACAGATGTAAGAAAAGGAATGGATTTAGGTGCTGATGATTATATTACAAAACCTTTTACAGAAGAAGAATTAATTAGTGCTATAGAAAGTAGATTAGCAAAAGCAGCGATCTTAAGAGATGAAAGAAACAATCAAAATGAAAGTGTTCCTGAAAATGAAGATGAGATAAAAACACTAAATGATTTAAAAAACTTTTTTGATGATAATGGAGAAGTCTTTAATTTTAAAAAAGATGAAATTATTTATAATGAAGGGTATAATTCTAACTTGATTTATTTGGTCATTAAAGGTGTTGTAAAATCTTATAAATTAGATGAAAAAGGAAAAGAACTTGTTACAGCACTATATAAAGAAGACGATTTATTTGGCTATACTTCTTTTACACAAAACATTCCTTATCAAGAAACTACAAAAGCTATAAAAAATTTAGAATTAGTAGGTATTTCTAAAAGTAATCTTACAAATGTATTAGCTAATAACCACACAGTTACCTTAGAACTTTTAGAGTTATTGAACGATAATCTTACAGGAGTTAAAGATCAATTATTACAAATGGCATATAGTTCTGTTAATAAAAAGACCGCTATTACCATACTTAAATTTGCTGAAAAACTAAACACGAAGCCAGAAGAACCTATAAAAATTTCTCGTAACGATTTAGCAAGTGTTGCAGGCATTGCTACAGAAACACTCATAAGAACCATGTCTAACTTTAAAAAGCAAGGACTTATAGCTATTGAGGGTAGAAATATTAGAATATTGGATATTCAAAAGCTGCAAAATATTTATTAA
- a CDS encoding PAS domain-containing sensor histidine kinase: protein MFTQDQDIFNVLLGAVSEGVIVVDENQTIVEANVSAKRMFGYKADELIKQPLNVLIPQNFRAGHGAHFKGFMKQQESRQMGVGRDIYGAKKDGSIFPIEAGLNPFSIYGKNYVMALVIDISVRKKQEQEIQELNNDLEFKVKERTKKLNHAIADLKTLNIELDDENKRRIKAEKNVKNALKKEKELNELKTQFLSLVSHEFKTPLSGILTSAMLLGKYKLAEQQQKRDKHIKTITDKVHYLNNILNDFLSVEKLESGKIMYKPTTFKLSKVLNEVVYNANMLLKEGQKINYPENIDDFLLSQDEKIIELTFSNVVHNAIKYSSENTIIDIFITQDDSKTVFKVKDNGIGIPEKDQKNIFNRYFRAGNALLNQGTGIGLNIVKSHIENLGGTISFTSKENIETIFTITIPNKAT from the coding sequence ATGTTTACGCAAGACCAAGATATCTTTAATGTTCTTTTAGGAGCTGTTTCTGAGGGAGTTATTGTAGTTGATGAAAACCAAACTATTGTAGAGGCTAATGTTTCTGCCAAACGTATGTTTGGGTATAAAGCTGATGAACTTATAAAACAACCCTTAAATGTTTTAATTCCTCAAAATTTTCGTGCAGGACATGGAGCACATTTTAAAGGCTTTATGAAACAACAAGAAAGTCGTCAAATGGGCGTTGGTCGCGATATTTATGGAGCTAAAAAAGATGGAAGTATTTTTCCTATAGAAGCAGGTTTAAATCCTTTTTCAATTTATGGTAAAAATTATGTTATGGCTTTGGTTATAGACATAAGTGTTCGTAAAAAACAAGAACAAGAAATACAAGAATTAAATAATGATCTTGAGTTTAAAGTAAAAGAACGAACAAAAAAATTAAATCATGCTATTGCCGATTTAAAAACACTAAATATAGAGCTTGATGATGAAAATAAAAGAAGAATTAAAGCTGAAAAAAATGTAAAAAATGCACTTAAAAAAGAAAAAGAACTTAATGAATTAAAGACCCAGTTTTTGTCTTTAGTATCACATGAATTCAAAACACCTTTAAGTGGCATATTAACTTCTGCAATGTTGTTAGGTAAATATAAATTGGCAGAGCAACAACAAAAAAGAGATAAGCATATTAAAACAATTACAGATAAAGTTCATTATTTAAATAATATACTGAATGACTTTTTATCTGTAGAAAAGTTAGAAAGTGGTAAAATTATGTATAAGCCAACAACTTTTAAGTTGAGTAAGGTGCTTAATGAGGTAGTTTATAATGCTAACATGCTTTTAAAAGAAGGTCAAAAAATTAATTATCCTGAGAATATTGATGATTTTTTATTAAGCCAAGATGAAAAAATAATAGAATTAACGTTTTCTAATGTAGTACATAATGCCATAAAGTATTCGTCAGAAAATACAATTATAGATATTTTTATAACTCAAGATGATTCAAAAACTGTTTTTAAAGTAAAAGATAATGGTATTGGAATACCAGAAAAAGATCAAAAAAATATCTTCAACCGTTATTTTAGAGCAGGCAATGCCTTACTAAATCAAGGTACTGGAATTGGATTGAATATAGTAAAAAGTCATATCGAAAATCTTGGAGGTACCATTTCTTTTACAAGTAAGGAAAATATAGAAACAATATTTACAATTACAATTCCCAATAAAGCAACATAA
- a CDS encoding DUF302 domain-containing protein, whose translation MKYYFTTIIKGNFDIIIDKVTNELKKEGFGVLTTINIQQTLKNKLDVTFKKYTILGACNPSFAYKALQAEDKIGTMLPCNIIVQEIAVNTIEVSAINPLVSMQAVNNNQLEDIAKEVSNKLENVIKNMHNEK comes from the coding sequence ATGAAATATTATTTTACAACAATAATTAAAGGAAATTTTGATATTATTATAGATAAAGTAACAAATGAACTTAAAAAGGAAGGTTTTGGAGTATTAACAACTATTAATATACAACAAACACTTAAAAATAAGTTAGATGTTACTTTTAAAAAATACACCATTTTAGGAGCATGTAATCCGTCTTTTGCTTATAAAGCCTTACAAGCAGAAGATAAAATAGGAACAATGTTGCCTTGTAATATTATTGTGCAAGAAATTGCTGTAAATACGATTGAAGTTTCAGCAATAAACCCTTTAGTTTCCATGCAAGCTGTTAATAATAATCAATTAGAGGATATTGCTAAAGAGGTTAGTAATAAATTAGAAAATGTTATAAAAAATATGCACAATGAAAAATGA
- the deoD gene encoding purine-nucleoside phosphorylase, with amino-acid sequence MSIHIEAKKGEIADTILLPGDPMRAKWIAEKFLKDAVCYNNVRGMFGYTGFYKGKKVSVQGTGMGIPSALIYCHELINEYGVKNLIRVGSTGSYQKEVKIRDIVIAMAASSTSGINNSRFINADYSPTANFDLFMKACLYAKDKQIPIKAGNVLSADEFYEDEFDSYKKWADFGVLCVEMETAGLYTIAAKFNVKALSILTVSDSLVTKEKTTSEERESTFYTMIEIALSTLF; translated from the coding sequence ATGAGTATTCATATTGAAGCCAAAAAAGGAGAAATAGCAGATACAATTTTATTACCAGGAGATCCAATGCGTGCTAAATGGATTGCAGAAAAATTTTTAAAAGATGCTGTCTGTTATAATAATGTACGAGGAATGTTTGGTTATACAGGTTTTTATAAAGGAAAAAAGGTTTCTGTACAAGGTACAGGAATGGGTATTCCTTCTGCACTTATTTATTGCCATGAACTAATAAACGAATATGGAGTTAAAAACCTTATTAGAGTTGGCTCTACAGGTTCTTATCAAAAAGAAGTAAAAATTCGTGATATTGTTATAGCTATGGCAGCCTCTTCTACATCTGGCATTAATAATTCACGCTTTATAAATGCAGATTATTCTCCAACTGCAAATTTCGACTTATTTATGAAAGCATGTTTGTATGCGAAAGACAAACAAATCCCCATAAAAGCAGGAAATGTTTTATCTGCTGATGAATTTTATGAAGATGAATTTGATTCGTATAAAAAATGGGCCGATTTTGGCGTATTATGTGTAGAAATGGAAACAGCAGGTTTATATACTATTGCTGCAAAATTTAATGTAAAAGCCCTGTCTATATTAACAGTTTCAGACTCATTGGTTACCAAAGAAAAAACAACTTCAGAAGAACGAGAAAGCACTTTTTACACTATGATAGAAATCGCTTTAAGTACTTTGTTTTAA
- a CDS encoding WG repeat-containing protein, which translates to MKRVVILFLLTFLTPFIGFTQTSISFDYVSPFYEGFSAVKKGNQWAFINTEGVIVIDFRDDLVSTKINNEEYPIFKNNRCIIVKEENKISYFGYIDSSGKTVINPTFLNAINFQNSIAIVLKLNKEKAGFNNVLGKNIVYYTYLEVIINKEGEIKENLTVPKNVVLSKKNLSKPPKITSKFLSDKLVLILDEHQKWIIKKIAN; encoded by the coding sequence ATGAAAAGAGTCGTTATACTATTTCTTTTAACATTTCTAACTCCATTTATTGGATTTACCCAAACTTCAATTTCATTCGATTATGTTTCTCCTTTTTATGAAGGTTTTTCTGCAGTAAAAAAAGGAAATCAATGGGCATTTATAAATACAGAAGGTGTTATTGTAATTGATTTTAGAGATGATTTAGTTAGTACTAAAATCAATAATGAAGAATATCCTATTTTTAAGAATAACCGATGTATAATTGTAAAAGAAGAAAATAAAATTTCTTATTTCGGCTATATTGATTCTTCAGGAAAAACAGTTATAAACCCTACTTTTTTAAATGCAATTAACTTTCAAAACAGTATTGCAATTGTTTTAAAATTAAATAAAGAGAAGGCAGGTTTTAACAATGTGCTAGGCAAGAACATTGTTTATTACACTTATTTAGAAGTAATTATAAATAAAGAAGGTGAAATAAAAGAGAATTTAACAGTACCTAAAAATGTAGTTTTATCTAAAAAAAATCTTTCTAAACCTCCAAAAATCACATCAAAATTCCTTTCAGATAAACTGGTTTTAATTCTTGATGAGCATCAAAAATGGATAATTAAAAAAATTGCTAACTAA
- a CDS encoding site-2 protease family protein, whose amino-acid sequence MKANLNLGSVAGIKIKVHWTFFLLIIWIVFDQIKRGGNTESILYNVAFIFTVFLCVVLHELGHAFMAKRFKINTKKITLLPIGGIASLEKIPESPKQEFLISIAGPLVNLLIATLLYFTIPINDILNQNLNDSLQFLARFNLRNFLFYVFIVNIGLVLFNLIPAFPMDGGRVLRAILAMKMNRVKATQIAVNIGQFFAAVFLLLGLLYNPILIFIALFIFLGAYGENQIVNHLSILKGHKVQEAMMTDITTFNPNDTVSKVLKTIISGTENNFVVLKEAVIIGILYHKDIIENSNKKNWLVKDIMTTTFKVLQDKDDLKKVYELVYSESNSFFPVVKQDQFVGVIDYVNLNEYLLIQAKLSH is encoded by the coding sequence ATGAAAGCAAATTTAAATTTAGGTAGTGTTGCTGGAATTAAAATTAAAGTACATTGGACTTTTTTTTTATTAATTATTTGGATTGTTTTCGATCAAATTAAAAGAGGTGGAAACACCGAAAGTATTTTATATAATGTAGCCTTTATTTTTACTGTTTTTTTATGTGTAGTATTACATGAGTTGGGGCATGCTTTTATGGCAAAACGTTTTAAAATTAACACTAAAAAAATAACATTATTACCTATTGGCGGAATTGCAAGTCTTGAGAAAATACCAGAATCTCCCAAACAAGAATTTCTTATTTCTATTGCTGGTCCTTTAGTAAATCTGCTAATAGCAACATTATTATATTTTACAATTCCTATAAATGATATTTTGAATCAAAATTTAAATGATTCTTTACAATTTCTTGCTCGTTTTAATCTTCGAAATTTTCTTTTTTATGTATTTATAGTAAATATAGGCTTGGTTTTGTTTAATCTTATTCCTGCTTTTCCTATGGATGGAGGAAGAGTCTTAAGAGCAATTTTAGCAATGAAGATGAATCGTGTAAAAGCTACTCAAATAGCTGTAAATATTGGTCAATTTTTTGCAGCTGTATTTTTACTTTTAGGCTTGCTTTACAATCCGATTTTAATATTTATAGCACTTTTTATTTTTCTTGGAGCTTATGGAGAAAACCAAATAGTGAATCATTTATCGATTCTAAAAGGACATAAAGTACAAGAAGCAATGATGACAGATATTACCACTTTTAATCCTAATGATACAGTTAGTAAGGTTTTAAAAACCATTATTTCTGGTACTGAAAATAATTTTGTGGTATTAAAAGAGGCTGTAATTATAGGCATCCTTTATCATAAAGATATTATAGAAAATTCTAACAAAAAAAATTGGTTGGTAAAAGATATTATGACTACTACATTTAAGGTTCTTCAAGATAAAGATGATCTTAAAAAAGTTTACGAATTAGTTTACAGCGAATCTAATTCATTTTTTCCTGTAGTAAAACAAGATCAATTCGTTGGTGTTATAGATTATGTAAATCTGAATGAATACCTTTTAATTCAAGCCAAATTATCTCATTAA
- a CDS encoding efflux RND transporter periplasmic adaptor subunit yields the protein MKLFYYIVVSFLFLSCSKQEDKILPSERELIESVYSSVIIQPDSLYQVYSIVSGIIDQNLVEEGAIIKKKQALIQIINNTPLLNTENSRLALTFAKENYQGSATILKSIKDEIASATLSLKNDSINFHRQKNLWDQKIGSKIEYDTKQLKYQLSQNNLLLLKSKYNQTENQLITSLKQAENNYRTSLINTKDFTIKSKINGKIYELKKEPGELVTVQEPIALVGSATRFIIEMLVDEVDIVQIENQMEVILNLDAYKGVVFTGKVSKIYPKKDERNQTFKVEAIFNEAPKKLYPGLSGEANIIIAKKQNALTIPKEYLIENNKVKTDDGFVTITLGLQNLEYVEVLSGITKDTYIYKTEK from the coding sequence ATGAAATTATTCTATTATATAGTTGTTTCATTTTTGTTTTTATCATGTTCTAAACAAGAAGATAAAATACTTCCTTCAGAGAGGGAATTAATAGAATCTGTCTATTCTTCAGTAATTATTCAACCAGATAGTTTGTATCAAGTTTATTCTATTGTTTCTGGAATCATAGATCAAAACTTGGTAGAAGAAGGAGCTATTATAAAAAAGAAACAAGCTCTAATTCAAATTATAAATAATACTCCATTACTGAATACAGAAAATTCACGTTTGGCTTTAACCTTTGCTAAAGAAAATTACCAAGGAAGTGCAACTATTTTAAAAAGTATTAAAGATGAAATTGCATCAGCAACACTCTCTTTAAAAAATGATTCTATCAATTTTCATAGACAAAAAAATCTTTGGGACCAGAAAATTGGATCAAAAATAGAGTATGATACAAAACAGTTAAAATATCAATTATCGCAAAATAATTTACTGCTTTTAAAGAGTAAATACAATCAAACAGAAAATCAATTAATAACCTCATTAAAACAAGCAGAAAATAATTATCGTACATCGCTTATCAACACTAAAGATTTTACGATAAAAAGTAAAATTAATGGTAAAATATATGAGTTAAAAAAAGAACCTGGAGAATTGGTAACTGTCCAAGAACCAATTGCACTCGTTGGAAGTGCAACTCGTTTTATAATTGAAATGTTGGTGGATGAAGTGGATATTGTTCAAATAGAAAATCAAATGGAAGTAATTCTAAATTTAGATGCTTACAAAGGAGTTGTGTTTACAGGAAAAGTTTCTAAAATTTATCCTAAAAAGGATGAGCGTAATCAAACTTTTAAAGTGGAAGCTATTTTTAATGAAGCTCCTAAAAAATTGTATCCAGGACTTTCAGGTGAAGCAAACATTATTATTGCAAAGAAACAAAATGCTTTAACTATTCCTAAAGAATACTTAATAGAAAATAATAAAGTAAAAACGGATGACGGATTTGTAACCATAACCTTGGGTTTACAAAATTTAGAATATGTAGAGGTTTTATCTGGAATTACAAAAGACACGTATATTTATAAAACGGAGAAATGA
- a CDS encoding ABC transporter permease, giving the protein MINWKVILNIAKTHLLTKIKQTAIAALGVTFGIGSYITLVCFMTGLNTMLDDLILNQTPHIHVYNEIEPSEKQPLDFYSNLENTFSVIHSIKPKLSQKKIHNALPIINYLNQNKNVRGAIPQIKATIFYIAGSIELGGNLTGIQPIEEAALFNLQDYVIEGSPTDLRNNENGILLGIGIAKKMSLEVGDRVQISTIKGDLFPLKIVGLYQSGISEIDNIQSFVNLKTTQKILGEAENYITDINIKLYNIEEALPLSKKIEKQFNLTAIDIKTANAQFETGTTIRNLITYAVSITLLIVAGFGIYNILNMLIYEKMNDIAILKATGFSGKDVQYIFMSQAMIIGFVGGILGLLIGYGLTSLISTIPFKTEALPTVETYPINMNPIFFLIGFLFAMISTFLAGYLPSIKAKKIDPVKIIRGQ; this is encoded by the coding sequence ATGATCAATTGGAAAGTTATATTAAACATTGCAAAAACGCATTTACTTACCAAAATAAAACAAACAGCTATAGCAGCTTTAGGTGTTACTTTTGGTATTGGTTCTTACATTACGCTTGTTTGTTTTATGACTGGATTAAATACAATGTTAGACGATTTAATTTTAAATCAAACGCCTCACATTCATGTTTATAATGAAATTGAACCCTCAGAAAAACAACCTTTAGATTTTTATAGTAACCTTGAGAATACATTTTCAGTAATTCATTCCATAAAGCCAAAATTAAGTCAGAAAAAAATTCATAATGCATTACCAATTATTAATTACCTAAATCAAAATAAAAATGTACGTGGAGCAATTCCTCAAATAAAAGCAACTATATTTTACATAGCAGGATCTATAGAATTGGGAGGTAATTTAACAGGTATACAACCTATAGAGGAAGCAGCACTATTTAATCTACAAGATTACGTAATAGAAGGTTCTCCTACTGATTTACGTAATAACGAAAATGGTATTCTTTTAGGAATTGGAATTGCTAAAAAAATGTCTTTAGAAGTTGGTGATCGTGTACAAATAAGCACGATAAAAGGAGATTTATTTCCGCTTAAAATTGTGGGTTTATATCAAAGTGGAATTTCCGAAATTGATAATATCCAAAGTTTTGTGAACCTTAAAACAACACAGAAAATTTTAGGAGAAGCAGAGAATTATATTACTGATATTAATATAAAATTGTACAATATTGAAGAAGCGTTGCCTTTATCAAAAAAAATAGAAAAACAGTTTAACCTTACTGCTATTGATATTAAAACCGCCAATGCTCAATTTGAAACAGGAACAACCATCCGAAATTTAATTACCTATGCTGTTTCAATAACACTTCTAATTGTAGCAGGATTTGGTATTTATAACATTTTAAATATGTTAATTTATGAGAAAATGAATGACATCGCCATTCTAAAAGCTACTGGTTTTTCTGGTAAAGATGTTCAATATATATTTATGAGCCAAGCAATGATTATTGGTTTTGTTGGCGGAATTTTAGGATTACTTATAGGTTATGGATTAACCAGTCTTATAAGTACAATACCTTTTAAAACAGAAGCATTGCCAACTGTAGAAACGTATCCTATAAATATGAATCCTATATTCTTTTTAATTGGGTTTTTATTTGCAATGATATCTACTTTTTTGGCTGGTTATTTACCATCTATTAAAGCAAAAAAAATAGACCCAGTTAAAATTATAAGAGGACAATAA